Proteins encoded in a region of the Deefgea piscis genome:
- a CDS encoding response regulator, with product MNLKDAVVLQRITALSYRGAVSGQFAGMVAATALLALHFDTHSRGFLLLWWLCVCGFALYRLSVFRRYRQHAAQRDDAYWQKVHLQGVTITSVLWAIGGTYLMLSSPILLSVLTALIFSGLTVGSMPVLAPMLNAMRIYAFFMTLPIWLNAIFDPTSMNMTLGIMFIFLFITLLKSAANYRDTIVESLELELAQTRLAEDLAVARNQAEQANRAKTEFIANVSHEIRTPMNGIVGMAHLLAQTPLTPMQQEKVDVINQSADLLLALVNDVLDLSKIEANRLDIVAQTVHLPQVLAEVEQMFCLRAKSQGLRWRLDYQGAADLTLLGDALRLRQVLVNLLGNALKFTEQGEVTLQVHTHSEASHCRIEIAVQDSGIGIPAEQLPFIFDAFVQADGSSTRAYGGTGLGLTIARRLVRGMGGELEARGNAEGGTTFQFDLLWPYAPTTEVVIEKPQPLEAIRPLQVLLAEDNPTNRLVATRLLEKQGHTVISAENGQWVLEILARQAVDVVLMDMQMPEMDGLEATRRIRQQELTLAQRLPIIALTANAMEEDRLRCLEAGMDDFLAKPLKPELLDQALREWVISLKPALIQD from the coding sequence ATGAATTTAAAAGATGCCGTGGTATTACAACGCATTACCGCCTTAAGTTATCGCGGAGCGGTGAGCGGACAGTTTGCTGGCATGGTTGCCGCGACTGCTTTACTTGCTTTGCATTTTGATACGCATTCACGTGGTTTTTTGCTGCTGTGGTGGCTCTGTGTTTGTGGGTTTGCACTGTATCGTTTGTCGGTATTTCGGCGTTATCGGCAACATGCGGCGCAGCGTGATGATGCGTACTGGCAAAAAGTTCATTTGCAGGGCGTGACGATAACCAGCGTGTTGTGGGCCATCGGTGGCACCTATTTGATGTTATCTAGTCCGATTCTGCTTTCGGTGTTAACGGCATTGATTTTTTCTGGTCTCACGGTCGGCTCGATGCCCGTGTTGGCGCCGATGCTTAATGCGATGCGAATTTATGCGTTTTTTATGACGCTGCCGATTTGGCTGAATGCGATTTTTGATCCAACGTCGATGAATATGACGCTGGGGATTATGTTTATCTTTTTGTTTATTACCTTGCTTAAAAGTGCTGCAAATTATCGCGATACCATTGTTGAAAGTTTAGAGCTGGAATTAGCGCAAACGCGGTTAGCTGAAGATTTGGCGGTAGCGCGTAATCAAGCCGAGCAAGCTAATCGCGCCAAGACTGAATTTATCGCCAATGTGAGCCATGAAATTCGCACCCCCATGAATGGCATTGTTGGGATGGCGCATTTATTAGCGCAAACCCCGTTAACACCGATGCAACAAGAAAAAGTCGATGTCATTAATCAATCGGCCGATTTGTTATTGGCGCTGGTGAATGACGTATTGGATTTATCCAAAATTGAAGCCAATCGTTTAGATATTGTGGCGCAAACGGTGCATTTGCCGCAGGTACTGGCGGAGGTTGAACAGATGTTTTGCCTGCGCGCCAAAAGCCAAGGTTTACGGTGGCGACTGGATTACCAAGGCGCGGCAGATTTAACGTTATTGGGCGATGCGCTGCGTTTGCGACAGGTTTTGGTCAATTTATTAGGTAATGCGCTGAAGTTTACTGAGCAAGGTGAAGTCACTTTGCAAGTGCATACCCATAGCGAGGCGAGCCATTGCCGGATTGAAATTGCCGTTCAGGATAGTGGCATTGGCATTCCCGCCGAGCAACTGCCGTTTATTTTTGACGCCTTTGTTCAAGCCGATGGCTCGTCAACACGGGCTTATGGTGGTACGGGCTTGGGCTTAACCATTGCACGGCGCTTGGTGCGAGGCATGGGCGGTGAGCTGGAGGCCCGCGGCAATGCTGAAGGTGGCACAACGTTTCAGTTTGATTTGCTATGGCCTTATGCACCAACCACTGAAGTCGTCATTGAGAAACCACAGCCACTCGAAGCCATTCGTCCACTGCAGGTGCTATTGGCCGAAGATAATCCAACCAATCGTTTGGTGGCAACGCGCTTATTAGAAAAACAAGGCCATACCGTCATCAGCGCTGAAAACGGTCAATGGGTGCTGGAGATTTTGGCGCGCCAAGCGGTGGATGTGGTGTTGATGGATATGCAAATGCCCGAAATGGACGGTCTTGAAGCGACACGGCGCATCCGTCAGCAAGAATTAACCCTAGCTCAGCGGTTGCCAATTATTGCCTTAACGGCCAATGCAATGGAAGAAGATCGCCTGCGCTGTCTTGAGGCAGGGATGGATGATTTCTTGGCCAAACCACTCAAGCCTGAGTTGCTCGATCAGGCTTTGCGTGAGTGGGTGATATCGCTTAAACCAGCGCTGATTCAGGATTAA
- the uvrB gene encoding excinuclease ABC subunit UvrB yields MFVEYPNSPYKLFQPFPPAGDQPKAIEQLIEGLDDGLKYQTLLGVTGSGKTFTMANVIARTGRPAIIMAPNKTLAAQLYSEMREFFPENAVEYFVSYYDYYQPEAYVPSRDLFIEKDSAINEHIEQMRLSATKAMLERPDCIIVATVSAIYGIGDPSDYHAMILHLSEGEKIGQRDIIKRLTTMQYDRNEIEFARGHFRVRGDVIDIFPAESADLAVRVSMFDDEIERISLFDPLTGHVKQRMGRYTIFPSSHYVTPREKVLVAIETIKEELRDRLAFYYQEHKLVEAQRLEQRTRFDLEMLGEMGFCKGIENYSRHFSGKPAGSAPPTLLDYLPKNSLMILDESHVMIGQIGAMYKGDRSRKENLVDYGFRMPSALDNRPLKFEEFERLMPQTIFVSATPAAYEAEHQGQVVEQLVRPTGLVDPLIEVRPVGTQVDDLLSEINIRTAIGERVLVTTLTKKMSEQLTEYLSEHGVKVRYLHSDIDTVERVEILRDLRLGVFDVLIGINLLREGLDIPEVSLVAILDADKEGFLRSERSLIQTIGRAARNLNGKAILYGDRITNSMEKAIGETQRRREKQIAYNVEHGITPRGVVKRIKDIIDGVYNAEEAVAARLEEKKTRIVAEMDQKQLAKELKRLEKDMLKAAQNLEFEKAAQLRDELKQLRERAFGHD; encoded by the coding sequence ATGTTTGTTGAATACCCCAATTCGCCGTATAAGTTATTTCAGCCATTCCCGCCTGCAGGGGATCAACCCAAAGCCATCGAACAACTCATCGAAGGCTTGGACGATGGGCTCAAGTACCAAACTTTACTCGGCGTAACGGGCTCAGGTAAAACCTTTACCATGGCGAACGTGATTGCGCGCACTGGGCGGCCGGCAATTATTATGGCGCCCAATAAAACCCTCGCCGCGCAGTTGTATTCCGAAATGCGCGAGTTTTTCCCTGAAAACGCCGTCGAATATTTCGTTTCGTATTACGACTACTATCAGCCCGAAGCTTATGTGCCCAGCCGCGATCTGTTTATCGAAAAAGACAGCGCGATTAACGAGCATATCGAACAAATGCGGCTGTCAGCCACCAAGGCAATGCTCGAGCGCCCCGATTGTATTATCGTCGCCACCGTATCGGCGATTTACGGGATTGGCGATCCATCCGATTATCACGCGATGATTTTGCATCTGTCTGAGGGCGAAAAAATCGGCCAGCGCGACATCATCAAACGCCTCACCACCATGCAATACGATCGTAATGAGATTGAATTTGCCCGTGGGCATTTTCGCGTTCGCGGCGATGTAATTGATATATTCCCGGCCGAGAGCGCCGATTTAGCGGTGCGCGTGTCGATGTTCGACGATGAAATCGAGCGTATTAGCCTGTTCGACCCACTCACCGGCCATGTAAAGCAACGCATGGGGCGTTATACGATTTTCCCATCGAGCCATTACGTTACCCCGCGCGAAAAAGTGCTGGTGGCGATTGAAACCATTAAAGAAGAGCTGCGTGATCGTTTAGCGTTTTATTACCAAGAACACAAGCTAGTCGAAGCGCAGCGGCTCGAGCAACGCACGCGTTTTGATTTAGAAATGCTCGGTGAAATGGGCTTTTGCAAAGGCATCGAGAATTACTCAAGGCATTTTTCCGGTAAACCAGCAGGATCAGCGCCACCGACTTTGCTCGACTATTTGCCAAAAAACAGCTTAATGATCTTAGACGAAAGCCATGTGATGATCGGCCAAATTGGCGCGATGTATAAGGGCGATCGTTCCCGCAAAGAAAACCTGGTTGATTACGGCTTTCGCATGCCGTCTGCGCTGGATAATCGCCCGCTCAAATTTGAAGAATTTGAGCGCTTAATGCCGCAAACGATTTTTGTTTCAGCCACGCCAGCGGCGTATGAAGCTGAGCATCAAGGCCAAGTGGTCGAGCAACTGGTGCGACCAACTGGGCTAGTCGATCCGCTGATTGAAGTGCGTCCAGTGGGCACGCAAGTTGATGATTTATTGTCTGAAATTAACATCCGCACTGCCATTGGCGAGCGGGTATTGGTCACCACGCTGACTAAAAAAATGTCGGAGCAACTCACGGAGTATTTGTCCGAACATGGCGTTAAAGTGCGTTATTTACACTCGGATATTGATACCGTGGAGCGCGTTGAAATCTTGCGGGATCTGCGCCTTGGCGTGTTTGACGTGCTCATCGGGATTAACTTATTAAGGGAAGGCTTGGATATTCCCGAGGTCTCTTTAGTGGCGATTTTGGATGCCGATAAAGAAGGCTTTTTGCGTAGCGAGCGCAGCCTGATTCAAACCATTGGCCGCGCAGCGCGAAATCTAAACGGTAAAGCGATTTTATACGGCGATCGGATCACCAATTCCATGGAAAAAGCCATCGGCGAAACGCAGCGCCGCCGCGAAAAACAAATTGCCTACAACGTCGAACACGGCATCACCCCGCGCGGCGTAGTCAAACGCATTAAGGACATTATCGACGGGGTGTACAACGCCGAAGAAGCGGTCGCCGCCAGATTGGAAGAGAAAAAAACCCGCATTGTGGCCGAAATGGATCAAAAGCAATTGGCAAAAGAGCTCAAACGCTTAGAAAAAGATATGCTCAAAGCCGCACAGAATTTGGAATTTGAAAAAGCGGCGCAATTACGTGATGAACTGAAACAACTTCGCGAACGCGCTTTTGGTCATGATTAG
- a CDS encoding DMT family transporter gives MNWLFPLVAVAIWAGNTVVSKAAAGVIDPAAISFYRWLIAGLILTPVMAPKLWRQRQAIWPYWPKFAVLALLGMVLYQCLAYFAAHSTTATNMGVICALIPLLGLVLNWAFFRFRPNGRAMLGVGLSLLGVLYLLGQGQPNRLLAGGINRGDGLMLIGALAYALYGILLKRWALPFSPWLNLYLQIGFGVLFLIPVALSAQSLAIAPAAISMVLFAGIASSIVAAYCWMQGIARMGSEKTAIFMNLLPLLTALIAVLVLGETLHGYHYLGAGLILFGVFLVQFRQPTGAS, from the coding sequence ATGAACTGGCTTTTTCCATTGGTGGCCGTGGCGATTTGGGCGGGTAATACCGTGGTTTCTAAAGCGGCGGCAGGGGTGATTGATCCGGCGGCGATTTCGTTTTATCGCTGGCTGATCGCCGGGCTGATTTTAACGCCGGTCATGGCGCCTAAACTCTGGCGGCAACGGCAGGCGATTTGGCCCTATTGGCCCAAGTTTGCCGTATTGGCTTTGCTGGGCATGGTGCTGTATCAATGCTTGGCGTATTTTGCGGCGCACAGTACCACGGCGACCAATATGGGCGTGATTTGTGCTTTGATCCCCTTATTGGGTTTGGTGCTCAACTGGGCGTTTTTTCGCTTTAGGCCCAATGGCAGGGCGATGCTAGGCGTGGGTTTGTCCTTGCTTGGCGTTTTATATTTGCTCGGTCAAGGCCAGCCAAATCGTTTATTGGCCGGAGGGATTAACCGTGGCGATGGCTTGATGTTGATCGGTGCGCTGGCGTATGCGCTGTATGGCATTTTGTTAAAGCGCTGGGCCTTGCCGTTTTCGCCGTGGTTGAATTTATATTTGCAGATTGGATTTGGCGTGCTGTTTTTGATTCCCGTGGCGCTGAGCGCGCAGAGTTTGGCGATTGCGCCGGCGGCGATCAGCATGGTGTTGTTTGCTGGGATTGCCTCGTCGATTGTGGCCGCTTATTGCTGGATGCAGGGCATTGCTCGCATGGGGAGCGAAAAAACGGCGATTTTTATGAATCTACTGCCCTTATTGACCGCCTTGATTGCGGTGCTGGTGTTGGGCGAAACCTTGCATGGTTATCATTATCTTGGGGCCGGATTGATTTTATTCGGGGTATTTTTAGTGCAATTTCGTCAGCCTACCGGGGCAAGTTAA
- a CDS encoding flagellinolysin — MQIASNLMSLNTQRNLETSSNGMNQVLARLSSGLRVNSAKDDAAGLAIGSRMESLIRGDRQAHRNVNDGVSLLQVADGAMTTATNTLQRLRELAVQAANGTLSTTDKDALQAESNQLLSELTRISEQSEFNGKKIFAQSASSIGGDINIRSVIDGLRLGWLEEAETKIKDQFGIIGDGAKLIVNLKTSDGKNGTLASVSGVGGAGGKVDKQYLNIDMADFVPPNLPDGGSEPFYNDRIIAHEMVHAVMGRSMNFVPLPKWFKEGAAELIHGADERIVNDYNGGAGLATILAAFNADDVSASAGYSAGYAALRFMHERIKMAGGEGVKDIMVYLSSNSGSTLDQALTNASSGAFATLAGFNTAFNANAGTFISKMNLTNTDTGAIGGFDADNKAIQNAKDILTDRGTQFSDQPLKGFSIEWPSDISGGAGLQEWSLQIGAERNQTLTVQIGGVSATNLGLGDLDLNKQATLAIAHLDQAIEYVNGERGRVGASMSRLATIGEMLQTSGENLSAARSRIIDTDFAQETASLTRQQILTQAGTAMLAQANNLPSLALQLLR, encoded by the coding sequence GTGCAAATCGCAAGCAACCTGATGTCATTGAATACGCAAAGAAACTTGGAGACGTCCAGCAATGGAATGAACCAAGTTTTGGCACGTCTTTCATCAGGGCTTCGCGTCAATAGCGCCAAAGATGATGCCGCAGGCTTAGCAATTGGCTCGCGAATGGAGTCGCTGATTCGCGGCGATCGCCAAGCTCACCGCAATGTGAATGATGGCGTTTCTTTACTGCAAGTTGCCGACGGGGCAATGACGACAGCAACCAATACACTACAACGCTTGCGTGAGCTGGCAGTGCAAGCTGCCAATGGGACTTTATCCACGACAGATAAAGACGCTCTTCAGGCTGAATCCAATCAACTGTTAAGTGAACTCACGCGGATTTCTGAGCAGAGTGAATTCAACGGAAAAAAAATATTTGCGCAAAGTGCTAGCAGCATTGGCGGCGACATCAATATCCGTTCAGTGATTGATGGGCTTCGTTTAGGCTGGTTAGAAGAAGCAGAGACCAAAATCAAAGATCAATTTGGCATTATTGGCGATGGCGCAAAATTAATTGTCAACCTCAAAACCAGCGACGGTAAGAATGGCACCCTAGCATCAGTATCTGGCGTTGGCGGAGCGGGAGGCAAAGTCGATAAGCAGTATCTCAATATTGATATGGCGGATTTTGTACCGCCAAATCTTCCGGATGGCGGTTCAGAGCCGTTTTACAATGACCGCATCATTGCGCATGAAATGGTTCATGCGGTCATGGGGCGATCAATGAATTTTGTGCCGCTGCCAAAATGGTTCAAAGAAGGCGCTGCGGAATTAATTCACGGAGCAGACGAACGCATCGTTAATGACTATAACGGCGGGGCTGGTTTAGCAACTATTCTGGCGGCATTCAATGCCGATGATGTGAGCGCCAGTGCCGGTTATTCCGCAGGTTATGCCGCGCTACGCTTTATGCATGAACGCATTAAAATGGCCGGCGGCGAAGGCGTCAAAGACATTATGGTCTATTTGAGTAGCAATAGTGGCAGTACGCTAGACCAAGCCTTAACCAATGCTAGCTCAGGGGCCTTTGCCACTCTTGCCGGATTTAATACCGCATTTAACGCCAATGCCGGCACATTTATTAGCAAAATGAACCTCACCAATACCGACACCGGCGCAATCGGCGGATTTGATGCCGATAATAAAGCCATCCAAAATGCCAAGGATATTCTGACAGACCGTGGCACTCAATTTTCTGATCAGCCATTGAAGGGATTTTCCATCGAATGGCCAAGCGATATTAGTGGTGGCGCGGGTTTACAAGAATGGTCATTGCAAATTGGTGCAGAACGCAATCAAACACTGACGGTACAAATCGGCGGCGTGAGCGCCACGAATCTAGGTCTAGGTGATTTGGACCTCAATAAACAAGCGACGCTAGCCATAGCGCATCTAGATCAAGCCATTGAATACGTCAATGGTGAGCGCGGGCGTGTTGGGGCCAGCATGTCTAGGCTGGCTACAATAGGAGAGATGCTACAAACGTCAGGAGAAAACCTCAGCGCAGCTCGCTCACGAATCATCGATACTGATTTTGCCCAAGAAACAGCGAGCCTAACTCGGCAGCAAATTCTAACTCAAGCCGGAACCGCCATGCTGGCTCAAGCCAACAACCTACCTAGTTTGGCACTGCAATTACTGCGTTAA
- the htpX gene encoding protease HtpX → MKRTLLLIGTNIAIMVVLGIFVSIFGLNRFMSANGLNLPMLLMFAAVMGFGGAFISLAMSKTMAKWSTGAQIIAQPRNADEQWLFDTVAKLAQRAQIAMPEVAIYEGEPNAFATGPSKNNSLVAVSTGLLYSMTHREIEAVLAHEVAHVKNGDMVTLTLIQGVVNTFVFFFARIVGYLVDSFLKRDNEESSGPGIGYYITVVVCDIVFGILASVIVMYFSRQREFRADAGAAQLLGESAPMVDALRRLGGMEPNALPSNMASSGIADKAGWSAMFSSHPPMADRIAALQALR, encoded by the coding sequence ATGAAAAGAACGCTATTACTGATTGGCACCAATATTGCCATCATGGTGGTCTTAGGTATTTTTGTTAGTATTTTTGGTTTAAATCGTTTTATGAGCGCCAACGGCTTAAATTTGCCGATGTTGCTGATGTTTGCTGCGGTAATGGGGTTTGGTGGGGCGTTTATTTCGCTGGCCATGTCCAAAACCATGGCCAAATGGAGTACCGGCGCCCAAATTATCGCCCAGCCACGTAATGCCGATGAGCAATGGCTGTTTGATACCGTCGCTAAACTGGCACAGCGCGCCCAGATCGCCATGCCTGAAGTGGCGATTTATGAAGGCGAACCCAATGCCTTTGCCACCGGCCCAAGTAAAAATAATTCGCTGGTTGCCGTATCAACAGGCTTGCTGTACAGCATGACGCATCGTGAAATCGAAGCGGTGCTGGCACACGAAGTAGCGCACGTTAAAAACGGCGATATGGTGACGCTCACCTTGATCCAAGGCGTGGTGAATACCTTTGTATTCTTCTTCGCACGCATTGTCGGCTATCTGGTTGACTCGTTCTTAAAGCGCGACAACGAAGAATCTTCTGGCCCGGGCATTGGTTATTACATTACCGTCGTGGTGTGCGATATCGTATTTGGTATTTTGGCCAGCGTGATCGTGATGTATTTCTCGCGCCAACGCGAGTTTCGTGCTGACGCTGGTGCTGCCCAATTATTGGGTGAATCAGCACCAATGGTCGATGCCTTGCGCCGCCTAGGTGGCATGGAGCCTAATGCCTTGCCAAGCAATATGGCCTCATCAGGCATTGCCGATAAAGCAGGATGGTCAGCGATGTTCAGCTCGCACCCGCCGATGGCAGATCGCATCGCCGCTTTGCAAGCCCTGCGCTAA
- the argS gene encoding arginine--tRNA ligase — MSLLPLLNSRFAAALVAVGAPDAQPLVQAASRPEFGDYQMNGVMGAAKVLKLNPRELAQKIIDAVDLAGIASSLEIAGPGFINIKLDNAFLADRVARALQDAHLGVEQSPAQHVMVEYSSVNLAKEMHVGHLRSTIIGDALARVQAYVGMNVTRQNHVGDWGTQFGMLVAFLIEQQQEGNADIALKDLEGFYRRAKARFDEDETFANTARDYVVKLQGGDAEVRALWARFVEVSLSHCNAVYQKLNVLLDDGDVRGESFYNADLPIIVDELRQQGLLVESEGAQVVFLDEFKNKDGEPQASIIQKKDGGYLYSTTDLGAIRFRVRELKIDRCLYVVDARQALHFQQLFTIAKKAHFAPDSVSLEHIAFGTMMGEDGKPFKTRSGDVVKLVDLLDEAQQRAFDLVSEKNPNLDEATRREIANAVGIGALKYADLSKSRTTDYIFNWNSMLSFEGNTAPYLQYAYTRVKSIFRKVAQYDQNAAIVLTEPAEHALALELARFSDVVHAVAKDSQPHLLCAYLYSVATMFSRFYENCPVNQDGVTNASRLKVCDLTAKVLATGLDLLGIKVLETM; from the coding sequence GTGTCTTTATTACCTTTATTAAATTCTCGCTTTGCAGCGGCCTTGGTTGCGGTCGGTGCGCCTGATGCACAGCCCTTGGTGCAAGCCGCCAGCCGACCTGAGTTTGGCGATTATCAAATGAACGGGGTGATGGGCGCAGCCAAAGTGCTCAAGCTTAATCCACGTGAGTTAGCGCAAAAAATTATTGATGCAGTGGATTTGGCGGGCATCGCCAGCTCGCTTGAAATCGCCGGCCCGGGTTTTATTAATATCAAATTGGATAATGCGTTTTTGGCTGATCGCGTGGCGCGCGCGCTGCAAGATGCGCATCTTGGTGTTGAGCAAAGCCCAGCACAGCATGTGATGGTTGAATATTCATCAGTGAATTTGGCCAAAGAAATGCACGTCGGCCATTTGCGCTCGACGATTATTGGTGACGCTTTGGCGCGCGTGCAAGCCTACGTTGGCATGAATGTGACGCGACAAAATCACGTTGGCGACTGGGGTACGCAGTTTGGGATGTTGGTGGCGTTTTTGATCGAGCAGCAGCAAGAAGGCAATGCCGATATCGCGCTCAAAGATCTAGAGGGTTTTTATCGCCGCGCTAAAGCGCGTTTTGATGAAGACGAAACCTTTGCCAATACCGCGCGGGATTATGTGGTGAAACTGCAAGGTGGCGACGCGGAAGTGCGGGCATTGTGGGCGCGCTTTGTTGAAGTGTCCTTATCGCATTGCAACGCCGTTTACCAAAAACTCAATGTGTTGCTTGATGATGGCGATGTGCGCGGCGAGAGTTTTTATAACGCTGATTTGCCGATTATCGTCGATGAATTGCGTCAGCAAGGCTTGTTGGTGGAGAGCGAAGGCGCGCAAGTGGTGTTTTTGGATGAATTCAAAAACAAAGACGGCGAGCCGCAAGCCAGCATTATTCAAAAGAAAGACGGCGGTTATTTATATTCAACCACCGATTTGGGCGCGATCCGTTTCCGGGTTCGCGAGCTAAAAATCGATCGTTGCTTGTACGTGGTGGATGCGCGCCAAGCGTTGCATTTCCAGCAATTGTTTACCATCGCCAAAAAAGCGCATTTCGCGCCAGACTCGGTGTCGTTAGAGCATATTGCCTTTGGCACCATGATGGGCGAAGACGGTAAACCGTTTAAAACCCGCTCTGGCGACGTGGTGAAATTAGTCGATTTACTCGACGAAGCACAGCAACGTGCGTTTGATCTGGTGTCGGAAAAAAATCCTAATTTGGATGAAGCCACACGCCGTGAGATCGCCAATGCAGTCGGTATCGGTGCTTTGAAATATGCCGATTTGTCGAAAAGCCGCACCACCGATTACATCTTTAACTGGAACTCAATGCTCAGCTTTGAGGGCAATACCGCGCCGTATCTGCAATATGCCTATACCCGTGTGAAGAGTATTTTCCGCAAAGTGGCGCAATACGACCAAAACGCGGCGATTGTGTTGACCGAGCCGGCTGAGCACGCCTTGGCGTTGGAATTAGCGCGCTTTAGCGATGTGGTGCATGCGGTGGCTAAAGACAGCCAGCCGCATTTGTTGTGCGCATATTTGTATAGCGTGGCGACGATGTTCTCGCGCTTTTATGAAAACTGCCCAGTTAATCAAGATGGCGTGACCAATGCATCGCGTTTGAAAGTATGTGATTTAACCGCCAAGGTATTGGCAACAGGTTTGGATTTACTTGGGATTAAAGTCTTGGAAACCATGTAA
- a CDS encoding HPF/RaiA family ribosome-associated protein: MRPLILTHKLSIDDTMHSYILHRLRLALDRTLSRIGAITVRLSDENGPKGGDDKSVQVKLILPGHESVIVHERGSDLRAVVDKAIHRAAQTLQRLNAKRQKITRSVASRKLLATEMQYAEEANHMLATPA; the protein is encoded by the coding sequence ATGCGACCACTTATTTTGACTCACAAGCTTTCGATTGATGACACGATGCACAGTTATATTTTGCATCGCTTACGCCTCGCTCTAGATCGAACCTTAAGCCGGATTGGCGCAATTACCGTGCGCTTAAGCGATGAAAATGGTCCCAAAGGGGGCGATGATAAATCGGTACAAGTGAAGTTAATCTTGCCCGGGCATGAATCGGTGATTGTCCACGAGCGCGGTAGTGATTTACGCGCGGTGGTGGATAAAGCAATTCATCGTGCAGCGCAAACCCTGCAGCGTTTAAACGCCAAACGTCAAAAAATAACCCGTAGCGTGGCGAGCCGAAAATTACTCGCCACTGAAATGCAATATGCCGAAGAGGCCAACCATATGCTGGCTACACCAGCCTAA
- a CDS encoding PepSY domain-containing protein: protein MKKRFKFVLCMASLLLATSVLAAVSRDDAAAAAQKKTNGARVMSAEKFIEGDKAVWRVKVLTSSGEVRTVFVDEASGAVH from the coding sequence ATGAAAAAGCGCTTTAAATTTGTGTTGTGTATGGCCAGTCTGTTGCTGGCGACTTCGGTATTAGCGGCGGTAAGTCGTGATGATGCCGCTGCGGCTGCGCAGAAAAAAACCAATGGCGCTCGAGTGATGTCGGCAGAGAAATTTATTGAAGGCGATAAAGCCGTTTGGCGAGTCAAGGTGCTGACTAGCTCTGGTGAAGTACGGACAGTTTTTGTTGATGAGGCCAGCGGCGCAGTGCATTAA
- a CDS encoding LysR family transcriptional regulator, with protein MHDLINYRHLYYFWVVSQEGSISAAARKLEMTPQTISSQLARLEAQMGKSLFTQVGRQLELTEAARSVLPFADQIFMLGEQMQQALSSDSTPRQRFNIGVADALPKTVAQQLLAKTHNDHTRLCCTEGSPDELMAKLALHQLDVVLADRPAAHGALRLESQRLAQCPVMILASPALAARYGENFPACLNGAPMLLPTRDSTLRIQLDIWFSAQQIVPDIVGEFADSALMQAFGIAGIGLYPAPVITPETIPSEQLQSLGHLDGQYADYYVIYAPKKINHPALDQLLHQCAQEQQHSAML; from the coding sequence ATGCATGATTTAATCAATTACCGGCATTTGTATTATTTTTGGGTGGTGAGCCAAGAAGGCAGTATTAGTGCCGCTGCGCGTAAACTTGAGATGACGCCGCAGACCATTAGCAGCCAATTAGCACGCCTAGAAGCGCAAATGGGTAAGTCGCTATTTACCCAAGTGGGCCGGCAATTGGAATTAACTGAAGCTGCACGCAGCGTACTGCCGTTTGCTGATCAGATTTTTATGCTTGGCGAGCAAATGCAGCAAGCCCTGTCTAGCGATAGCACGCCCAGACAACGGTTTAATATTGGGGTGGCCGATGCACTGCCTAAAACCGTTGCCCAGCAACTTTTGGCCAAGACGCACAATGACCACACACGGCTATGCTGTACCGAAGGCTCGCCCGATGAGCTGATGGCCAAGCTGGCTTTGCACCAGCTCGATGTCGTATTGGCCGATCGCCCCGCAGCGCACGGCGCATTACGCCTCGAAAGCCAACGATTGGCGCAATGCCCAGTGATGATTTTAGCCAGCCCAGCGCTGGCAGCACGATATGGTGAGAATTTTCCGGCCTGCCTCAATGGCGCGCCGATGCTGCTACCTACTCGCGATAGCACGCTGAGAATTCAATTGGATATTTGGTTTTCGGCACAGCAAATCGTGCCAGATATTGTCGGTGAATTTGCCGATAGCGCTTTGATGCAAGCGTTTGGTATTGCGGGTATTGGCCTCTACCCTGCTCCTGTTATTACGCCTGAGACAATACCTAGTGAGCAGCTGCAAAGCCTAGGTCATCTTGATGGACAGTATGCCGATTACTACGTCATCTACGCCCCCAAAAAAATCAATCACCCTGCCTTAGATCAATTGCTGCATCAGTGCGCCCAAGAGCAGCAACACAGTGCCATGCTCTAG